A genomic stretch from Desulfolutivibrio sulfodismutans DSM 3696 includes:
- a CDS encoding ChaN family lipoprotein — MIKARLPARMFRLAGFLSLFALFLAGCAGKSATPRPQALADTPGGFAAKAGAVGQGTFLDRTGRPLAGNDLSRAVAPYDYILVGESHPSACDHAAQAAVLAALLDAGKRPAIGLEMVDVSRQDMLAAFHAGKLAVADLPRALDWEKNWGFSFSLYAPIFELAARHGLPVYALNLPSELARRAGARGVTSLSPSENALLPGQILPAGERATQRLTAFFAEHAAMMPKSKASPAGEPSEAARERLHSFLTVQALWDTQMAFAAVAAHARSGRPALILAGGGHVEFGDGIAARIRRLDPDAAILTIMPWRGGLDPEPEEADLFFYCPLVFQSRLGFSLEMAETGGKSPSPALVTAVTPGSRAETAGVLPGDAIVSVAGRPVSSLLDLHKAAMDAGREKIPLRLTVLRGGESLDIAVELPKRP, encoded by the coding sequence ATGATCAAAGCCCGCCTCCCGGCCCGCATGTTCCGGCTGGCGGGTTTTTTATCGCTTTTCGCGCTTTTTCTGGCCGGATGCGCCGGAAAATCCGCCACCCCGCGCCCGCAGGCCCTGGCGGACACGCCGGGCGGCTTCGCCGCCAAGGCCGGGGCCGTGGGGCAGGGAACCTTCCTTGACCGCACCGGCCGCCCCCTGGCCGGAAACGACCTGTCCCGGGCAGTCGCCCCATACGACTACATCCTGGTGGGCGAATCCCACCCCAGCGCCTGCGACCATGCGGCCCAGGCCGCCGTGTTGGCCGCGCTCCTTGACGCCGGAAAGCGTCCGGCCATCGGCCTTGAGATGGTGGACGTCTCCCGCCAGGACATGCTTGCCGCCTTTCACGCCGGAAAGCTGGCCGTGGCCGACCTGCCCCGGGCCCTGGACTGGGAAAAAAACTGGGGATTCTCCTTCTCCCTGTACGCCCCGATTTTCGAACTGGCCGCCCGGCACGGCCTGCCGGTCTACGCCCTGAACCTGCCGTCGGAACTGGCCCGGCGGGCCGGGGCGCGCGGCGTCACCTCCTTAAGCCCGTCGGAAAACGCCCTTTTGCCCGGGCAGATCCTCCCGGCAGGCGAGAGAGCCACGCAACGCCTGACCGCATTTTTCGCCGAGCACGCGGCCATGATGCCGAAGTCAAAGGCCTCTCCGGCAGGCGAACCTTCCGAAGCCGCCAGGGAAAGGCTGCACTCTTTCCTGACGGTCCAGGCCCTGTGGGACACCCAGATGGCCTTTGCGGCCGTGGCCGCCCATGCCCGAAGCGGCCGCCCGGCATTGATCCTGGCTGGCGGCGGACATGTGGAATTCGGGGACGGCATTGCCGCCCGCATCCGCCGCCTGGACCCGGACGCGGCCATCCTGACCATCATGCCCTGGCGCGGCGGCCTTGATCCGGAACCGGAAGAGGCCGATCTCTTTTTCTACTGTCCCCTGGTCTTCCAAAGCCGACTGGGGTTTTCCCTGGAGATGGCCGAAACGGGGGGGAAGTCGCCCTCCCCGGCCCTGGTGACCGCCGTGACGCCGGGCTCCCGGGCCGAGACCGCCGGAGTGTTGCCCGGCGACGCCATCGTCTCGGTGGCTGGCAGGCCGGTGAGTTCCCTGTTGGACCTGCACAAGGCGGCCATGGACGCCGGACGGGAGAAAATCCCCTTGCGCCTGACCGTGCTTCGGGGCGGCGAGTCCCTGGACATCGCCGTCGAGCTGCCTAAACGGCCGTGA
- a CDS encoding radical SAM protein, with the protein MRSGRLGLSLGLDLLGARICSFDCLYCEVGATDALTLAQKPYVPAKRLLGELSAFAASMPPAFDVVTLGGLGEPCLNTDMDLIITGCREIFPGVPVAVLTNSSLLSQAAVRRRLALADIVLPSMDTLVPGEFAALNRPHPDLSLSAIRQGLLDFRSEYSGRLCLEILLVGGINDTAENLDALTDFCRELRPDRVDVVTMTRPGAYATAQAAPPDTLARFRAVLGAAVSGGDMGHGPAALRSRVATAALAGAPSRPAADPEETMARVAASLGRRPQTVKQLSVALGLPEDDISRAVTTLVHEKKIQARAELDHVFYQG; encoded by the coding sequence GTGCGATCCGGCCGCCTTGGCCTGTCCCTGGGCCTCGACCTTTTGGGCGCGAGAATCTGTTCCTTCGACTGTCTCTATTGCGAAGTGGGAGCCACCGACGCCCTGACCCTGGCCCAGAAGCCGTATGTTCCGGCCAAGCGCCTGCTCGGGGAACTGTCCGCGTTCGCCGCCTCCATGCCGCCCGCGTTCGATGTGGTCACCCTCGGCGGGCTTGGGGAGCCGTGCCTCAATACCGACATGGACCTGATCATCACCGGGTGCCGGGAGATCTTTCCCGGCGTGCCAGTGGCTGTCCTGACGAACTCGAGCCTTTTGTCCCAGGCGGCGGTTCGCAGGCGTCTGGCCCTGGCTGACATCGTTTTGCCCTCCATGGACACCCTGGTTCCCGGGGAGTTCGCCGCGCTCAACCGCCCGCATCCCGACCTGTCCCTGTCGGCCATCCGCCAGGGGCTTTTGGATTTCCGTTCGGAGTATTCCGGCCGCCTCTGCCTTGAGATCCTGCTCGTCGGCGGGATCAACGACACGGCGGAAAATCTGGACGCGCTCACCGATTTTTGCCGGGAACTGCGGCCCGACCGGGTGGACGTGGTGACCATGACCCGGCCCGGGGCCTATGCCACGGCCCAGGCCGCCCCGCCGGACACCCTGGCCCGTTTTCGGGCCGTCCTGGGCGCGGCCGTATCAGGTGGCGACATGGGGCACGGCCCGGCGGCCCTGCGTTCCCGGGTGGCCACTGCCGCCCTGGCGGGGGCGCCGTCCCGGCCAGCGGCCGATCCGGAGGAGACCATGGCCCGGGTGGCCGCGTCGCTTGGGCGCAGGCCCCAGACCGTGAAGCAGCTTTCCGTCGCCCTCGGACTGCCCGAGGACGACATCTCGCGGGCCGTCACGACATTGGTCCACGAGAAGAAAATTCAGGCCAGGGCGGAGCTTGACCATGTGTTCTACCAGGGTTGA
- a CDS encoding epoxyqueuosine reductase QueH — MARIQNENRVLLHICCGPCSITVVQGLRAEGFEVTGLFYNPNIHPAAEYLRRREALVEVAARLDFPVIFLDKEYDPAVYLRETAFRENNRCFHCYRLRLERTLKVARRGGFAHFSSTLLYSKMQKHDVIRDLGHDLAGDSKTAFLYRDFRPTWNQGIELSKSFGIYRQDYCGCIFSEFERRRRDLRQLG; from the coding sequence ATGGCCCGTATCCAGAACGAAAACCGGGTGTTATTGCACATCTGCTGCGGCCCCTGCTCCATCACCGTGGTGCAGGGGCTTCGCGCCGAGGGCTTCGAGGTCACGGGGCTTTTCTACAACCCCAACATCCACCCGGCCGCCGAATACCTGCGCCGCCGCGAGGCGCTGGTCGAGGTGGCGGCGCGCCTGGATTTTCCCGTCATCTTCCTGGACAAGGAATACGATCCCGCCGTGTACCTGCGCGAGACCGCCTTCCGCGAAAACAACCGCTGCTTCCACTGCTACCGCCTGCGCCTGGAGCGGACCCTCAAGGTCGCCAGACGCGGCGGCTTCGCCCATTTTTCCTCGACCCTGCTCTATAGCAAAATGCAAAAACACGACGTCATCCGCGACCTCGGCCACGATCTGGCCGGAGACTCCAAAACCGCCTTCCTCTACCGCGACTTCCGGCCCACCTGGAACCAGGGCATCGAGCTCTCCAAGTCCTTCGGCATCTACCGCCAGGACTACTGCGGCTGCATATTCAGCGAATTCGAACGCCGCCGTCGTGATCTTCGGCAGTTGGGATGA
- the mutM gene encoding bifunctional DNA-formamidopyrimidine glycosylase/DNA-(apurinic or apyrimidinic site) lyase has protein sequence MPELPEVETIARGLAPGLTGRTVADARFLCPTVLADCPCGDVFRDGVRGRRIRAVRRRAKLLLLDLDPAPGRTDAAHLAVHLKMTGRLWIGEAASEPLRHTRFQLFLDNGQALFFQDQRRFGNCRLLADLASWPFYAALGPEPLETDPKILAARLGKKTARIKALLLDQTVVAGVGNIYADETLFLAGIRPDARACDLSPARRKKLFAVLQQVLTRAIAAGGSTIRDYRTPEGLEGGFQNDFAVYGRGGEPCPTCGTPLAVAKVAGRTSTYCPRCQG, from the coding sequence ATGCCCGAACTGCCTGAAGTGGAAACCATCGCCCGGGGGCTTGCTCCCGGCCTCACAGGCCGAACCGTGGCCGACGCCCGCTTTTTGTGTCCCACGGTGCTGGCCGACTGCCCCTGCGGCGACGTTTTTCGCGACGGCGTCCGTGGCCGCCGCATCCGGGCCGTGCGCCGCCGGGCCAAGCTGCTCCTCCTCGATCTGGACCCGGCTCCGGGCCGGACGGACGCCGCCCATCTGGCCGTGCATCTCAAGATGACCGGACGGTTGTGGATCGGCGAGGCCGCCAGCGAGCCACTCAGGCATACCCGCTTCCAGCTTTTTTTGGACAACGGGCAGGCCCTTTTCTTCCAAGATCAGCGCCGTTTCGGCAACTGCCGCCTGCTGGCCGATCTCGCCTCCTGGCCTTTTTACGCCGCCCTGGGGCCGGAGCCCCTGGAGACCGATCCCAAGATCCTGGCCGCGCGGCTCGGGAAAAAGACCGCCCGCATCAAGGCCCTTTTGCTCGACCAGACCGTGGTGGCCGGGGTGGGCAACATCTACGCCGACGAAACCCTCTTCCTGGCGGGCATCCGCCCGGACGCCCGGGCCTGCGACCTCTCCCCGGCCCGGCGCAAAAAACTCTTCGCCGTCCTGCAACAGGTGCTGACCCGGGCCATCGCCGCCGGGGGCAGCACCATCCGCGACTACCGCACCCCGGAGGGCCTGGAAGGCGGCTTCCAGAACGACTTTGCGGTCTACGGCCGGGGAGGCGAACCCTGTCCGACCTGCGGCACGCCCCTTGCCGTCGCCAAGGTGGCCGGGCGGACCTCCACGTATTGCCCCCGGTGCCAGGGGTGA
- a CDS encoding tRNA (adenine-N1)-methyltransferase yields MLTPGDLILLVSPKGKQYLRKFDPEAKLHTQDGVIDLSQVAQAGYGGVIASHMGSLYRVLRPSTYQLIKGVKRSTQIMYPKEIGYVLLKLGIGPGTRVVEAGSGSGGLTTALAYQVGDTGRVYTFERRPEFYELSGKNLEAAGLSHRVTRYNHDILQGFAPEGMVPGDPASDPSGADALFLDVRTPWDHLEQVAAVVCPGAPVGFLLPTTNQISDLLRGLETAPFEDVEVLEILVRRYKPVADRLRPEDRMVAHTGFLIFARHAGTPFTGSIPVLDRVRRAQENPDDDGPPAPGANATPHAPGTSGPAAPAPPPSATDPTASDPPPSGADA; encoded by the coding sequence ATGCTGACACCCGGAGATTTGATACTGCTGGTCAGCCCCAAGGGCAAGCAATATCTGCGCAAATTCGATCCAGAAGCAAAACTGCACACCCAGGACGGGGTGATCGACCTGTCCCAGGTCGCCCAGGCCGGCTACGGCGGGGTCATCGCCTCCCATATGGGGAGCCTGTACCGCGTCCTGCGGCCGTCCACCTACCAGCTCATCAAGGGGGTCAAACGCTCCACCCAGATCATGTATCCCAAGGAAATCGGCTACGTGCTCCTAAAGCTCGGCATCGGTCCCGGAACGCGGGTGGTGGAGGCCGGCAGCGGCTCGGGCGGCCTGACCACGGCCCTGGCCTACCAGGTGGGCGACACCGGGCGGGTCTATACCTTCGAGCGACGTCCGGAGTTCTACGAGCTTTCGGGGAAAAACCTGGAGGCGGCGGGCCTGTCCCACCGGGTGACCCGCTACAACCACGACATCCTCCAGGGGTTCGCCCCGGAGGGCATGGTTCCGGGCGATCCGGCCAGCGACCCGTCCGGGGCCGACGCCCTGTTCCTTGACGTGCGCACCCCCTGGGACCATCTGGAGCAGGTCGCCGCCGTGGTCTGTCCGGGCGCGCCCGTGGGATTTCTTTTGCCCACCACCAATCAGATCTCGGATCTGTTGCGGGGCCTGGAAACCGCGCCCTTCGAGGATGTGGAGGTGCTGGAGATCCTGGTGCGGCGCTACAAGCCGGTGGCCGACCGGCTGCGGCCCGAGGACCGCATGGTGGCCCACACGGGCTTCCTGATCTTCGCCCGCCATGCCGGAACACCGTTCACCGGAAGCATTCCGGTGCTGGATCGGGTGCGCCGCGCCCAGGAAAATCCGGACGACGACGGCCCCCCCGCCCCTGGCGCGAACGCTACGCCCCATGCCCCCGGCACATCCGGTCCGGCCGCACCCGCTCCGCCGCCGTCGGCCACCGATCCGACCGCTTCCGATCCGCCGCCGTCGGGCGCCGACGCATAA
- a CDS encoding two-component system sensor histidine kinase NtrB → MRKSQKVPACCLSSTDVPAEQTLRRELERNKNEHRQFLETLFSAIPSPLYYKDTQGRYLGCNTAFEALIGRPRQEILGQTAFELYPPDHAAIYDAHDRRVFLENTPERYEAQLRDAAGGDHHVILSKAPFTSADGQVLGLVGVVTDITVQKRLEADLRRARDEAEAANAAKTAFLTNMSHELRTPLNGIMGMTELLLSETPDPQKAESLQIIRDACERLTDMVNDLLTLSTLISAPPAGHRADFDVREALSPLFVWLGREGEKKGLAVTTRIAREVPRAVTGDMDRFRQVILNLLENALRFTPAGEIKVFVGIGPDAAPPGEVLLVTRVSDTGVGIAPEKRESVFEDFVLAEDILTKRFGRTGMGLSISRRLARSMGGDVTVESTPGQGSVFTFEARLPLASP, encoded by the coding sequence ATGCGAAAATCTCAAAAGGTACCTGCTTGTTGTCTGTCGAGCACGGACGTTCCCGCCGAGCAGACGCTTCGCCGGGAACTTGAACGCAATAAAAACGAGCATCGCCAGTTTCTGGAAACGCTGTTCTCCGCCATCCCCAGCCCGTTGTATTATAAGGATACCCAAGGCCGCTACCTGGGATGCAACACGGCCTTCGAGGCGCTTATCGGGAGACCCAGGCAGGAAATTCTCGGCCAAACCGCGTTCGAGCTCTATCCTCCGGATCACGCCGCCATCTATGACGCCCATGACCGCCGGGTCTTTCTCGAAAACACCCCCGAACGCTATGAGGCGCAACTGCGCGACGCCGCCGGGGGCGATCATCACGTGATCCTGAGCAAGGCCCCCTTCACCTCCGCCGACGGCCAGGTGCTCGGTCTGGTGGGCGTCGTGACGGACATCACCGTGCAAAAACGCCTGGAGGCGGATCTGCGCCGGGCCAGGGACGAGGCCGAGGCCGCAAACGCGGCCAAGACCGCCTTTTTGACCAACATGAGCCACGAGTTGCGCACCCCCCTCAACGGCATCATGGGCATGACCGAACTGCTTTTGTCCGAAACGCCCGACCCCCAGAAGGCCGAATCCCTGCAGATCATCCGCGACGCCTGCGAGCGGCTGACGGACATGGTCAACGACCTGCTGACCCTGTCCACCCTGATAAGCGCCCCCCCGGCAGGCCATCGTGCGGATTTCGACGTCCGCGAGGCGCTGTCCCCGCTTTTCGTCTGGTTGGGCCGCGAAGGGGAAAAAAAGGGCCTTGCGGTCACGACCCGCATCGCCCGGGAGGTTCCCCGCGCGGTGACCGGCGACATGGACCGGTTCCGGCAGGTGATCCTGAATCTGCTGGAAAACGCCCTGCGGTTCACCCCTGCCGGGGAGATCAAGGTCTTCGTCGGCATCGGCCCGGATGCCGCGCCGCCAGGGGAAGTCCTGCTCGTGACCCGCGTCTCGGACACCGGGGTGGGCATCGCCCCGGAGAAGCGTGAGTCCGTGTTCGAGGATTTCGTCCTGGCCGAGGACATCCTGACCAAACGCTTCGGCCGTACGGGCATGGGCCTTTCCATCTCCCGGCGGCTGGCCCGGTCCATGGGCGGCGACGTCACCGTGGAGAGCACGCCCGGACAGGGCAGCGTGTTCACCTTCGAGGCCCGCCTGCCCCTGGCGAGCCCCTGA
- a CDS encoding Rne/Rng family ribonuclease, whose translation MSKIVKRKKKMFISVLPGEQVEVALAEDGVLTEYYVEMVHQVKTRGNIYKAKIHNIDPALQAAFINYGAERNGFLQIDEVHPEYYLLVQGPERKAKYPPIQKALKKNQEVLVQVVKEPTGSKGAFMTTYLSLPGRFFVLTPGREQRGVSRKIEDEEERKRLKEAISGLKLDEGLGIIVRTAALGQSKSALERDLSFLKRLWKEVRQKGTQAATPSLVYQELDLSARAVRDYLTDDVAEVWVDEPETAKKVADMASLVFPRRPGIVKQHTDMDLALWDRFNLRRYIEQLYSREVTLPSGGRLVFDQGEALTAVDINSGKIGGESNFREMALKTNVEAAEEIARQLRLRDIGGQIVIDFIEMKDRKHVAEVEKSLRAILKTDRARTDVGKMSHFGLLEMVRQRIGSSAVSITTEPCPCCKGAGTRRNLEWQSMAVLKELYRVLRKNGAPETVPCKVSAELAVYLLNQKRDRLSGFEAEFKKKIAIIIE comes from the coding sequence ATGTCAAAAATCGTCAAACGCAAAAAGAAGATGTTCATCAGCGTGCTGCCCGGCGAACAGGTCGAGGTGGCCCTGGCCGAGGATGGCGTTCTCACCGAATACTATGTGGAGATGGTGCACCAGGTGAAAACCCGGGGCAACATCTACAAGGCCAAAATTCATAACATCGACCCGGCCCTGCAGGCCGCGTTCATCAACTACGGGGCGGAGCGCAACGGCTTTTTACAGATCGACGAGGTGCATCCCGAATACTATCTCCTCGTCCAGGGACCGGAGCGCAAGGCCAAGTATCCGCCCATCCAGAAGGCCCTGAAGAAGAACCAGGAGGTGCTGGTCCAGGTGGTCAAGGAGCCCACGGGCTCCAAGGGCGCCTTCATGACCACCTACCTGTCCCTGCCCGGACGTTTTTTCGTGCTCACCCCGGGGCGCGAGCAGCGCGGGGTGTCGCGCAAGATCGAGGACGAGGAGGAGCGCAAGCGCCTGAAGGAGGCCATTTCCGGCCTCAAGCTGGACGAGGGCCTGGGCATCATCGTGCGCACCGCCGCCCTTGGGCAGTCAAAAAGCGCCCTGGAGCGCGACCTGTCTTTTCTGAAACGCCTGTGGAAGGAAGTCCGCCAGAAGGGCACCCAGGCCGCCACCCCGAGCCTCGTCTATCAGGAACTTGATCTTTCGGCCCGGGCCGTGCGCGACTATCTGACCGACGACGTGGCCGAAGTCTGGGTGGACGAACCCGAGACCGCCAAAAAGGTGGCCGACATGGCTTCCCTGGTCTTTCCGCGCCGTCCCGGCATCGTCAAACAGCATACGGACATGGACCTGGCCCTGTGGGACCGCTTCAATCTGCGCCGCTACATCGAGCAACTCTATTCCCGCGAGGTCACCCTGCCCAGCGGCGGCCGCCTGGTCTTCGACCAGGGCGAGGCCCTGACCGCCGTGGACATCAACTCCGGCAAGATCGGCGGTGAAAGCAATTTCCGGGAGATGGCGCTCAAGACCAACGTGGAGGCCGCCGAGGAGATTGCCCGGCAACTGCGCCTGCGCGACATCGGCGGGCAGATCGTCATCGATTTCATCGAGATGAAGGATCGCAAGCATGTCGCCGAGGTGGAAAAATCCCTGCGCGCCATCCTCAAGACCGACCGTGCCCGCACCGACGTGGGCAAGATGTCGCATTTCGGCCTTCTGGAGATGGTCCGCCAGCGCATCGGCTCCTCGGCCGTGTCCATCACCACCGAGCCCTGCCCTTGCTGCAAGGGGGCCGGAACCCGGCGCAACCTCGAATGGCAGTCCATGGCCGTGCTCAAGGAACTCTACCGGGTGCTGCGCAAAAACGGCGCCCCGGAGACCGTGCCCTGCAAGGTTTCGGCCGAACTGGCTGTCTATCTGCTCAACCAGAAACGCGACCGGCTCTCGGGATTTGAAGCCGAATTCAAGAAAAAAATAGCCATCATCATCGAATAG
- the murJ gene encoding murein biosynthesis integral membrane protein MurJ — protein sequence MNEHAKQIAKDVSIVGGATLVSRILGFFRDVILASVLGAGVYADAFYVALRLPNMLRRLFAEGSMTMAFVPVFSNLRETEGDQAAFAMARSALVWLLGILSAVTALAIFFADPVTRLIAPGFASKPELFALTVDLVRIVFPYIIQISAVALCMGVLNSMGHFLAPALATSELNTAIILGAGVAWVFGLDPAYTLAWSVLAGGFGQWSMQQPWMRKYGFRWRGPFRLKDPGVIKMAKLMIPTTFGAAVYQLNILLGTLLASYLPVGSVSYLYYADRLVQFPLGIFGVAIGTVALPSLSRLATGGRMEEYTSTLAASLRLTLFISLPSTAGLIALAHPMVAVLFGRGAFSPEAEAATSAALVAFTVGLPAFACVRPLFSAYYALSDTKTPAVTAAVCLAAYAATGYGLMGSMGHVGLALATSVSSWLNVLILWFMLRKKIGPFFPLDKTLAVSLGLSLCIGAAAYALSGFPVLSLVLILPLAAAYMAVSALFGVEEARMATGLAKRLVPRRFHKKTS from the coding sequence ATGAACGAACACGCCAAACAGATCGCCAAGGACGTCTCCATCGTCGGAGGCGCGACCCTCGTCAGCCGCATCCTGGGCTTTTTCCGGGATGTGATCCTGGCCTCCGTGCTTGGCGCGGGCGTGTACGCCGACGCCTTCTACGTGGCCTTGCGTCTGCCCAACATGCTTCGGAGGCTCTTCGCCGAGGGCTCCATGACCATGGCCTTCGTGCCCGTGTTTTCAAACCTGCGCGAGACCGAGGGCGATCAGGCGGCCTTCGCCATGGCCCGTTCGGCCCTGGTCTGGCTGCTCGGCATCCTGTCGGCCGTCACCGCCCTGGCCATCTTTTTCGCCGACCCCGTCACCCGGCTCATCGCCCCGGGGTTTGCCTCCAAACCCGAACTGTTCGCCCTGACCGTGGATCTGGTGCGCATCGTCTTCCCCTACATCATCCAGATCTCGGCCGTGGCCCTGTGCATGGGCGTGCTCAATTCCATGGGCCATTTCCTGGCCCCGGCCCTGGCCACATCGGAGCTCAACACGGCCATCATCCTGGGGGCCGGAGTGGCCTGGGTCTTCGGCCTGGACCCGGCCTACACCCTGGCCTGGTCCGTGCTGGCGGGCGGTTTCGGGCAGTGGTCCATGCAGCAGCCGTGGATGCGCAAATACGGGTTTCGCTGGCGCGGCCCCTTCCGGCTCAAAGACCCAGGCGTCATCAAGATGGCCAAGCTCATGATCCCCACGACCTTCGGCGCGGCGGTCTACCAGCTCAACATCCTTTTGGGCACCCTCCTGGCCTCCTACCTTCCCGTGGGCAGCGTCTCCTACCTGTACTACGCCGACCGGCTGGTGCAGTTCCCCCTGGGGATCTTCGGGGTGGCCATCGGCACCGTGGCCCTGCCGAGCCTGTCCCGGCTGGCCACGGGCGGGCGCATGGAGGAATACACCTCCACCCTGGCCGCCTCCCTGCGGCTGACCCTTTTCATCAGCCTGCCGTCCACGGCGGGGCTTATCGCCCTGGCCCATCCCATGGTCGCGGTGCTCTTCGGCCGGGGGGCGTTTTCCCCCGAGGCCGAGGCCGCCACCTCCGCCGCCCTGGTGGCTTTCACCGTGGGACTTCCGGCCTTTGCCTGCGTGCGGCCGCTTTTTTCGGCCTACTACGCCCTCTCGGACACCAAGACCCCGGCCGTGACCGCCGCCGTGTGCCTGGCGGCCTACGCCGCCACGGGCTATGGCCTCATGGGCTCCATGGGCCATGTGGGCCTGGCCCTGGCCACCTCCGTGTCCTCGTGGCTCAATGTGCTCATCCTGTGGTTCATGCTGCGCAAAAAAATCGGTCCCTTTTTCCCCCTGGACAAAACCCTGGCCGTAAGCCTTGGTCTGAGCCTGTGCATCGGCGCGGCCGCCTATGCGCTGTCCGGCTTTCCCGTCCTGTCCCTGGTCCTGATCCTGCCCCTGGCCGCCGCCTACATGGCCGTCAGCGCCCTTTTCGGGGTGGAGGAGGCCCGGATGGCGACCGGACTGGCCAAGCGCCTCGTCCCCCGACGGTTCCATAAAAAAACATCGTAA
- a CDS encoding phenylacetate--CoA ligase family protein yields MTRKDRTEGIYSRREVLDESERRQYYQIQIKDLLTYAYRYSEDVKKRFDRAQFQVGKFKTLSDLKHIPILKKKELIFLQSMGPRLGGLLTKDMGELRRIFLSPGPIFDPEDRDEDYWGWTEGFYASGFRSGDLVQVTFNYHLTPAGLMFEEPLRNLGCAVVPAGPGNSTTQLEIMQKLRVTGYVGTPSYLMHLAQKGEEAGLNLRKDLYMEVAFVTGEKFSEKLRANLEKKFDIIMRQGYGTADVGCVGYECFHKTGLHIANRAFVEICHPDTGIPLKDGEVGEIVVTAFNKTYPLIRLATGDLSYIERAPCACGRTSPRLGNIVGRVDTTARIKGMFVYPHQVEQVISRFEEIKRWQIEVTNPGGIDEMNLVIEASNFKREEDLLHKFRERIKLRPSLTVLVPGTLPPQIRPIEDKRKWD; encoded by the coding sequence ATGACCCGCAAGGACCGCACCGAGGGCATCTACAGCCGTCGCGAGGTGCTCGATGAATCCGAGCGCCGCCAATATTACCAGATCCAGATCAAGGATCTTCTGACCTATGCCTACCGGTATTCCGAGGACGTCAAAAAACGCTTCGACCGGGCCCAGTTCCAGGTGGGCAAGTTCAAGACCCTCTCGGACCTCAAACATATCCCCATCCTCAAGAAAAAAGAGCTCATCTTTTTGCAGTCCATGGGACCGCGCCTGGGCGGCCTGTTGACCAAGGACATGGGCGAACTGCGGCGCATCTTCCTGTCGCCCGGCCCCATCTTCGATCCCGAAGACCGCGACGAGGATTATTGGGGATGGACCGAGGGCTTCTACGCCTCGGGATTCCGCTCCGGCGACCTGGTCCAGGTGACCTTCAACTACCACCTGACCCCGGCCGGGCTCATGTTCGAGGAGCCCCTGCGAAACTTGGGCTGCGCCGTGGTGCCCGCCGGTCCCGGCAATTCCACCACCCAGCTTGAGATCATGCAGAAGCTGCGGGTCACCGGCTACGTGGGCACCCCCTCCTACCTCATGCACCTGGCCCAAAAGGGCGAGGAGGCGGGGCTCAACCTGCGCAAAGACCTGTATATGGAAGTGGCCTTCGTCACCGGGGAAAAGTTCTCGGAAAAACTGCGGGCCAACCTGGAAAAGAAATTCGACATCATCATGCGCCAGGGCTACGGCACGGCCGACGTGGGATGCGTGGGCTACGAGTGCTTCCACAAGACGGGCCTGCACATCGCCAACCGGGCCTTCGTGGAGATCTGCCATCCCGACACGGGCATCCCGCTCAAGGACGGCGAGGTGGGCGAGATCGTGGTCACGGCCTTCAACAAGACCTATCCCCTCATCCGCCTGGCCACCGGGGACTTGTCCTACATCGAGCGCGCCCCCTGCGCCTGCGGCCGCACCTCGCCGCGCCTGGGCAACATCGTGGGCCGCGTGGACACCACCGCCCGCATCAAGGGCATGTTCGTCTACCCGCACCAGGTGGAACAGGTGATCAGCCGCTTCGAGGAGATCAAACGCTGGCAGATCGAGGTCACCAACCCCGGCGGCATCGACGAAATGAATCTGGTCATCGAGGCCAGCAACTTCAAGCGCGAAGAAGACCTGCTGCACAAGTTCCGGGAGCGGATCAAACTGCGCCCCTCCTTGACCGTGCTCGTGCCCGGCACCCTGCCGCCGCAGATCCGGCCCATCGAGGACAAACGCAAGTGGGATTAG